A genome region from Rhodanobacter thiooxydans includes the following:
- a CDS encoding alpha/beta fold hydrolase, with protein MIMVDHRQPLWLLPGFLCDEDLWRDQLTGLADLAECTVADLGHADSIAALARQVLAAAPPRFALAGFSFGGYVAQEIARQAPPRIARLALLDTSFHADTPERIAQRLAANRTVSLPGKFRGMTEQLLPGFVAPPRLHDAALAQRINAMTLRQGREVFIRQNAMRREDGEAVLRSLTCPVMVLCGRLDVLTPPALHEAMAALMPQARLVVVEDSGHMSPMEQPAAVTRAMRDWLTA; from the coding sequence ATGATCATGGTCGACCATCGGCAGCCGCTGTGGCTGCTTCCGGGGTTCCTGTGTGATGAGGACCTGTGGCGCGACCAGCTGACCGGACTGGCCGACCTCGCCGAGTGCACGGTGGCCGACCTCGGCCACGCCGACAGCATCGCCGCGCTGGCGCGGCAAGTGCTGGCCGCGGCGCCGCCGCGCTTCGCGCTGGCCGGCTTCTCGTTCGGCGGCTACGTGGCGCAGGAGATCGCGCGCCAGGCGCCGCCGCGCATTGCGCGGCTGGCGCTGCTCGATACCTCGTTCCACGCCGATACACCCGAGCGCATCGCGCAGCGGCTGGCGGCCAACCGCACGGTCAGCCTGCCCGGGAAATTCCGCGGCATGACCGAACAGCTGCTGCCGGGCTTCGTGGCGCCGCCGCGGCTGCACGATGCGGCGCTGGCGCAGCGAATCAACGCGATGACCTTGCGCCAGGGCCGCGAGGTGTTCATCCGCCAGAACGCGATGCGGCGGGAGGACGGCGAGGCGGTGTTGCGCAGCCTGACGTGTCCGGTCATGGTGCTGTGCGGCCGGCTGGACGTGCTCACGCCGCCCGCGCTGCACGAGGCGATGGCGGCGCTGATGCCGCAGGCGCGGCTGGTGGTGGTGGAGGACAGCGGCCACATGAGTCCGATGGAGCAACCCGCGGCGGTGACCCGGGCGATGCGCGACTGGCTGACGGCGTAA
- a CDS encoding Hsp20/alpha crystallin family protein, whose protein sequence is MSSIARWNPVKAVTGFDPLVTFEDMFRGLRPRAPWRELEAAAPDMRLDVSEDDKSFLVKAEMPGASKDDIQISIDGNQVAISAEVKRETTKKGDSRRDLYTERYYGSVYRAFTLPSDIDDSKADARYDNGVLTLSLPKKANGSAHKVKVS, encoded by the coding sequence ATGTCAAGCATTGCACGCTGGAATCCCGTCAAGGCGGTGACCGGTTTCGATCCGCTGGTCACCTTCGAGGACATGTTTCGCGGCCTGCGTCCGCGCGCGCCCTGGCGCGAACTGGAGGCGGCGGCGCCGGACATGCGCCTGGACGTCTCCGAGGACGACAAGTCGTTTCTGGTCAAGGCCGAGATGCCCGGCGCCAGCAAGGACGACATCCAGATCTCGATCGATGGCAACCAGGTCGCGATCAGCGCCGAAGTGAAACGCGAGACCACGAAGAAAGGGGATAGCCGGAGGGACCTGTACACCGAGCGCTACTACGGCAGCGTCTATCGCGCCTTCACCTTGCCCAGCGACATCGACGACAGCAAGGCGGACGCTCGTTACGACAACGGCGTACTCACCTTGAGCCTGCCGAAGAAGGCGAACGGCAGCGCGCACAAGGTCAAGGTCAGCTGA
- a CDS encoding GNAT family N-acetyltransferase, which produces MTLRNAVAADFPAILALNAAFVAVLSPLDHARLARLHAQAALHRVIERAGRVEAFLLALREGADYDSPNYRWFAQRYPRFLYVDRVVVAGDAQARGAGRALYRELYAQAARDAVPLLACEFDVEPPNPVSARFHASLGFREVGRQSLHDGRKAVSLQALDVAGDTPLATWRGIARAGIAAEGE; this is translated from the coding sequence ATGACATTGCGCAACGCTGTTGCCGCCGATTTTCCCGCCATCCTCGCCCTCAACGCGGCGTTCGTGGCGGTGCTGAGTCCGCTCGACCACGCGCGGCTGGCGCGGCTGCATGCGCAGGCGGCGCTGCACCGGGTGATCGAGCGGGCGGGGCGGGTCGAGGCGTTCCTGCTCGCCTTGCGCGAGGGCGCGGACTACGACAGTCCGAACTACCGCTGGTTCGCGCAGCGCTATCCGCGTTTCCTGTACGTGGACCGCGTGGTGGTGGCCGGCGACGCGCAAGCACGCGGCGCCGGCAGGGCGCTGTACCGCGAGCTGTACGCGCAGGCGGCACGCGATGCGGTGCCGCTGCTCGCCTGCGAGTTCGACGTCGAGCCGCCCAACCCCGTGTCCGCGCGCTTCCACGCCAGCTTGGGTTTTCGCGAGGTCGGGCGGCAATCGCTGCACGATGGCCGCAAGGCCGTCTCGCTGCAGGCGCTCGACGTCGCTGGCGACACGCCGCTGGCAACGTGGCGCGGCATAGCCCGTGCTGGCATCGCCGCCGAAGGGGAGTAG
- a CDS encoding M14 family metallopeptidase — translation MTNPAFYPIGIPGRPWGDAEVAAWRSLQRVQRSYAAEVASMIEALRARFDVTEYGRLDYPSGSYPLFAIRSRGWRDELPVALVTGGVHGYETSGVHGALQFVERHAADYAGRANLLVVPCVSPWGYERIHRWNPDALDPNRSFREHSPAQESAALMRLVAPWRARARVHIDLHETTDSDESEFRPALAARDGKPYEPGTIPDGFYLCADSANPQPAFQQAVIAAVAKVTHIAPADPDGTIIGSPVVARGVIEYDYGRLGLCAGITAAPYKTTTEVYPDSPRATPEQCNAAQAAAVCAAIDYVLAHRPA, via the coding sequence ATGACCAACCCGGCCTTCTACCCGATCGGCATACCCGGACGTCCCTGGGGCGACGCGGAGGTGGCGGCCTGGCGATCGCTCCAGCGCGTGCAGCGCAGCTACGCGGCGGAGGTGGCGAGCATGATCGAGGCCTTGCGCGCACGCTTCGACGTGACGGAGTACGGCCGGCTCGACTATCCCTCCGGCAGCTATCCGCTGTTCGCGATCAGGAGCCGCGGCTGGCGCGATGAACTGCCGGTGGCGCTGGTGACCGGCGGCGTGCACGGCTACGAGACCAGCGGCGTGCACGGCGCGCTGCAGTTCGTCGAACGGCATGCGGCGGACTATGCGGGGCGGGCCAACCTGCTGGTGGTGCCGTGCGTGAGCCCGTGGGGCTACGAGCGCATCCACCGCTGGAATCCGGACGCGCTCGACCCGAACCGCTCGTTCCGCGAGCACAGCCCGGCGCAGGAATCGGCGGCGCTGATGCGCCTGGTCGCGCCGTGGCGCGCGCGCGCGCGGGTGCACATCGACCTGCACGAGACCACCGACAGCGACGAGAGCGAGTTCCGCCCGGCGCTGGCCGCGCGCGACGGCAAGCCGTACGAACCGGGCACCATTCCCGATGGCTTCTATCTCTGTGCGGACAGCGCCAATCCGCAGCCCGCGTTCCAGCAGGCGGTGATCGCCGCGGTGGCGAAGGTCACCCACATCGCGCCGGCCGATCCGGACGGCACCATCATCGGCTCGCCGGTGGTGGCGCGCGGCGTGATCGAGTACGACTACGGCAGGCTGGGCCTGTGCGCCGGCATCACTGCGGCGCCGTACAAGACCACCACCGAGGTCTACCCCGACAGCCCACGCGCCACGCCCGAACAGTGCAACGCCGCGCAGGCGGCAGCGGTGTGTGCGGCGATCGACTACGTGCTGGCGCATCGGCCCGCCTGA
- a CDS encoding glycoside hydrolase family 30 protein has translation MTGERNGVPGWLAVASLALITLLALWALVPRRVHFAVVGEVILAPPPPEAAVRLWLSTADRRLLLARQPDIEAGTGEPSPADVVIDIDRKYQSIVGFGAALTDSSAWLLQNRLNAPQRAALLHELFGPPPALNLSMARLTIGASDFSLQPYTLDDLPAGDTDPQLLHFNVAANLQDVMPTMREILAINPQLRVIASPWSAPAWMKTSANLIGGALLEQYESTYADYLVKYVDTYRSYGIPIFALTLQNEPSFVPLTYPGMEMPPATRSRIIAQYLGPALALRTPKTLILGWDHNWDQPEQPLSVLGDLDARPYIDGIAWHCYSGSPYAQGQVHRAFPDKDTYITECSGGDWESARNGELLWFTRDLMLVGLRQWARGIVYWNLALDEQHGPHFGGCDLCKGVVLIDSRTGEVSRNDEYYAFAHFSRFVLPGAVRVRSTDTSKDVANVAFQNASGGSVVLVMVNGDAQPRRVTVAQGRTRFAYTLPAQSVATFEWRPASARPPAAAAPSPATAAAAATSREVGG, from the coding sequence ATGACGGGTGAGCGCAACGGTGTTCCCGGCTGGCTGGCCGTTGCATCCCTCGCGTTGATCACCCTGCTGGCCCTGTGGGCGCTGGTGCCGCGGCGCGTGCATTTCGCGGTGGTGGGCGAGGTGATCCTGGCGCCGCCGCCGCCGGAGGCCGCGGTCAGGCTGTGGCTGAGCACGGCGGACCGCCGACTGCTGCTGGCACGGCAGCCTGACATCGAGGCTGGCACCGGCGAGCCGTCGCCCGCCGACGTGGTCATCGACATCGACCGCAAGTACCAGTCCATCGTCGGCTTCGGCGCGGCGCTGACCGATTCGTCGGCGTGGTTGCTGCAGAACCGGCTGAACGCGCCGCAGCGTGCCGCGTTGCTGCACGAATTGTTCGGGCCGCCGCCCGCGCTCAACCTCAGCATGGCGCGGCTGACCATCGGCGCCTCGGATTTCTCGCTGCAGCCCTACACCCTGGACGACCTGCCCGCCGGCGACACCGACCCGCAGTTGCTGCACTTCAACGTGGCGGCGAACCTGCAGGATGTGATGCCGACCATGCGCGAGATCCTGGCGATCAACCCGCAGCTGCGCGTCATCGCCTCGCCCTGGAGCGCGCCGGCATGGATGAAGACCAGCGCGAACCTGATCGGCGGCGCCTTGCTGGAGCAGTACGAAAGCACCTATGCGGACTACCTGGTCAAGTACGTCGACACCTACCGCAGCTACGGCATCCCGATCTTTGCGCTGACCCTGCAGAACGAACCGTCCTTCGTGCCGCTGACCTACCCGGGCATGGAAATGCCGCCGGCCACGCGCTCGCGCATCATCGCGCAGTACCTCGGGCCGGCGCTGGCGCTGCGCACCCCGAAGACGCTCATCCTCGGCTGGGACCACAACTGGGACCAGCCGGAGCAGCCGCTGAGCGTGCTGGGCGACCTCGACGCCAGGCCCTATATCGACGGCATCGCCTGGCACTGCTACAGCGGCAGCCCGTATGCGCAGGGCCAGGTGCATCGCGCGTTCCCGGACAAGGACACCTACATCACCGAGTGTTCCGGCGGCGACTGGGAGTCGGCCAGGAACGGCGAGCTGCTGTGGTTCACGCGCGACCTGATGCTAGTCGGGCTGCGGCAGTGGGCGCGCGGCATCGTGTACTGGAACCTGGCGCTGGACGAGCAGCATGGCCCGCATTTCGGCGGCTGCGACCTGTGCAAGGGCGTGGTGCTGATCGACTCGCGCACCGGCGAGGTGAGCCGCAACGACGAGTACTACGCGTTCGCGCACTTCAGCCGCTTCGTGCTGCCCGGCGCGGTGCGGGTGCGATCCACCGACACGAGCAAGGACGTTGCCAACGTGGCGTTCCAGAACGCCTCCGGCGGGTCGGTGGTGCTGGTGATGGTCAACGGCGATGCGCAGCCGCGCCGCGTCACCGTGGCGCAGGGCCGGACCCGCTTCGCTTACACCCTGCCGGCGCAAAGCGTGGCCACCTTCGAATGGCGGCCGGCCAGCGCCCGTCCGCCCGCGGCGGCGGCGCCGTCGCCGGCCACTGCCGCTGCGGCCGCAACCTCGCGCGAGGTCGGCGGTTGA
- a CDS encoding thiopurine S-methyltransferase encodes MEPEFWLQRWREGRTGFHQAAPTPLLLRHWPALALGAGSRVFVPLAGKSLDLLWLAGQGHRVLGVELSPLAVQQFFDEHGLTPQVHDSRLGRHHVAGEIELICGDVFDLDAAALADCAAVYDRAALIALPPELRRRYVHELYARLPAGCRGLLVTLEYPPHEMQGPPFPVPEAEVRELYGRDWTVTTLERADVLAQQPGFAAGGVSALETVAYRLAQR; translated from the coding sequence ATGGAACCCGAGTTCTGGTTGCAGCGCTGGCGCGAGGGCCGCACCGGTTTCCACCAGGCCGCGCCGACGCCGCTGCTGCTCAGGCATTGGCCGGCGCTGGCGCTGGGCGCGGGCAGCCGGGTGTTCGTGCCGCTGGCCGGCAAGTCGCTGGATCTGCTGTGGCTGGCGGGGCAGGGACATCGCGTGCTGGGCGTGGAGTTGTCACCGCTGGCGGTGCAGCAGTTCTTCGACGAGCACGGCCTGACCCCGCAGGTGCATGACTCCCGCCTCGGCCGGCACCACGTGGCCGGCGAGATCGAGCTGATCTGCGGCGACGTGTTCGATCTGGATGCGGCAGCCCTGGCCGACTGTGCGGCGGTCTACGACCGCGCGGCGCTGATCGCCCTGCCGCCGGAGCTGCGCCGCCGTTACGTGCATGAGCTGTATGCGCGCCTGCCCGCCGGCTGCCGCGGCCTGCTGGTCACCCTGGAGTATCCGCCGCACGAGATGCAGGGCCCGCCGTTCCCGGTGCCGGAAGCCGAAGTGCGAGAGCTGTATGGCCGCGACTGGACGGTGACGACGCTGGAGCGCGCCGACGTCCTCGCGCAGCAGCCGGGCTTCGCCGCCGGAGGGGTGAGCGCGCTGGAGACGGTGGCGTACCGGCTGGCGCAGCGCTAG
- a CDS encoding DUF3016 domain-containing protein: MKSSPLLRLLCLACLALAAAVAQAATTPDNVSVRYKDSQHFTEATRSLGVHLVNPDAYLAPLKAYIAQRASRILAPGQRLEIEVTDVVRAGAYEPWRGPDFNDVRIVKDIYPPRIDLNFTLYGADGKVLRQGQRKLRNAAFLSSSSPVDQDSLRYEKSLIDLWLRRGTGSL; the protein is encoded by the coding sequence ATGAAATCTTCCCCGCTGCTGCGCCTGCTGTGCCTTGCCTGCCTTGCCCTCGCGGCCGCCGTCGCGCAGGCCGCGACCACGCCGGACAACGTGAGCGTGCGCTACAAGGACTCGCAGCACTTCACCGAGGCGACGCGCAGCCTCGGCGTGCATCTGGTCAACCCCGACGCCTACCTGGCGCCGCTCAAGGCGTACATCGCCCAGCGCGCCTCGCGCATCCTGGCGCCGGGCCAGCGGCTGGAGATCGAGGTGACCGACGTGGTCCGGGCCGGCGCCTACGAACCCTGGCGCGGTCCCGACTTCAACGACGTGCGCATCGTCAAGGACATCTATCCGCCGCGCATCGACCTCAACTTCACCCTGTACGGCGCCGACGGCAAGGTGCTGCGCCAGGGCCAGCGCAAGTTGCGCAACGCGGCCTTCCTGAGCAGCAGCTCGCCGGTCGACCAGGACTCATTGCGCTACGAGAAGTCCCTGATCGATCTCTGGCTGCGCCGGGGCACCGGTAGTCTTTAG
- a CDS encoding OmpH family outer membrane protein: MNLHRSLFTVALAAAAGLSFAPVTPAQTVAAPAAHALEGDPVPGVCMLSREAVFAQSKVGQAASERLKQLATQQQTLLENQRKPLDTDVQAFQQKASSLTEAQRQQQGQALQQRMQGYQAQVNQLGERIQLTRVKVMQQIGEQAQPVIASSYTSHHCGLLLNRDAVLGGNATNDLTSDVVRGLDGKTTTLNFNLEPAPAPANTGK; encoded by the coding sequence ATGAACCTGCATCGTTCTCTGTTTACTGTCGCGCTGGCCGCTGCCGCCGGGCTTTCTTTCGCCCCCGTGACGCCGGCGCAGACCGTCGCCGCGCCTGCCGCCCATGCGCTCGAAGGCGATCCGGTGCCGGGCGTGTGCATGCTTTCGCGCGAGGCGGTGTTCGCGCAGTCCAAGGTGGGGCAGGCGGCCAGCGAGCGGCTGAAACAGCTGGCGACGCAGCAGCAGACGCTGCTGGAGAACCAGCGCAAGCCGCTGGATACCGACGTTCAGGCCTTCCAGCAGAAGGCTTCGTCGCTCACCGAAGCGCAGCGCCAGCAGCAGGGCCAGGCCCTGCAGCAGCGCATGCAGGGCTACCAGGCGCAGGTGAACCAGCTCGGCGAGCGCATCCAGCTCACCCGCGTCAAGGTCATGCAGCAGATCGGCGAGCAGGCCCAGCCGGTCATCGCCAGCTCCTACACCAGCCACCACTGCGGCCTGCTGCTGAACCGCGACGCCGTGCTCGGCGGCAACGCCACCAACGACCTCACCAGCGACGTGGTGCGCGGCCTGGATGGCAAGACCACCACGCTCAACTTCAACCTCGAGCCGGCGCCGGCGCCCGCGAATACCGGCAAGTAA
- a CDS encoding RNA polymerase sigma factor has protein sequence MKPDNRTFWARMFATHQAALAGFFRRRMAHPWDAQDLAQEVYVRLLRIDSGESGNIANPEAYLFTVASNLVKEHAVLQKRYGRGVDIAQVLPELEAPQGSAEDEAITGPGSLPRMS, from the coding sequence GTGAAGCCCGACAACCGCACATTCTGGGCGCGAATGTTCGCCACGCACCAGGCCGCGCTCGCCGGCTTTTTCCGGCGTCGGATGGCGCATCCCTGGGATGCGCAGGATCTGGCCCAGGAGGTTTATGTGCGTCTGCTGCGAATCGATAGCGGCGAGAGCGGCAACATCGCCAATCCCGAAGCCTACCTGTTCACCGTCGCGTCCAACCTCGTCAAGGAGCACGCCGTGCTGCAGAAGCGGTACGGGCGTGGTGTGGATATCGCGCAGGTGCTGCCGGAACTGGAAGCGCCGCAAGGTTCGGCCGAGGACGAAGCGATAACGGGGCCAGGTTCACTTCCTCGCATGTCATGA
- a CDS encoding UBP-type zinc finger domain-containing protein, translated as MSNECSHVNMIRDVVPSARGCEECLKIGSPWVHLRLCRICGHVGCCDSSPHRHATRHFHATGHPIIEAYDPPEGWGWCYVDEVTLDLSDRMTPQRGPIPRFV; from the coding sequence ATGAGTAATGAGTGTTCGCATGTCAACATGATCCGCGACGTGGTGCCCAGCGCACGGGGTTGCGAGGAATGCCTGAAGATCGGTTCGCCGTGGGTCCACCTGCGGCTGTGTCGCATCTGTGGCCACGTCGGCTGCTGCGATTCCTCACCGCATCGCCACGCCACCAGGCATTTCCACGCGACCGGCCATCCCATCATCGAGGCCTATGACCCGCCCGAAGGCTGGGGTTGGTGTTACGTCGACGAAGTCACGCTGGATTTGTCCGATCGCATGACGCCGCAACGCGGACCCATCCCGCGGTTCGTCTGA
- a CDS encoding GntR family transcriptional regulator, translated as MTMKAVILDDTRKIVVRYVPDAEMRETIDVLLRITSIAIWGKLSLTRIALVVVAEILTHDAVDAVAKADEPVGGIVAEAQVLHRRRVDAGQPAVRVVAERIAQPVARRPADQRAIHRSPGHSARGSELGAANREGDAGYRTIGIAVNRLMAVGIGHRCEMTHGVTTVAQGVGSAVDRETASRDSALGRVGVGRRAGGIAIYPSTLLWKNKRVPIDPSGEMVTRVSARNILRCDAITFVLKAGPEVLRMDSKSAFVYGQVRRALQSGRYAPGQRIDPARLAAEFNTSPTPVRFALYRMVGEGTVADHARDGLHVPLLNEVALRNLYDWMERLLLMACDIGEVPTFQKVEKPESVTADDDLVKLTWQLFDAIARATAHEPLHHAVKRANDRLAPIRRAKQELLEHTGEELSQLSRHWLMRDMPSLKSALRDYHERRKQLVPCIVALLSDRSNHLH; from the coding sequence ATGACGATGAAGGCGGTCATTCTGGATGACACACGCAAGATCGTCGTCCGGTATGTGCCGGACGCGGAGATGCGCGAAACCATCGACGTGCTGCTGCGCATCACCTCGATCGCGATTTGGGGGAAATTGTCCCTGACACGAATAGCACTGGTCGTCGTAGCCGAAATCCTGACTCATGATGCCGTCGATGCCGTTGCTAAGGCCGACGAGCCGGTTGGCGGCATCGTAGCTGAAGCCCAGGTTCTCCACCGCCGGCGCGTAGATGCCGGTCAACCGGCCGTCCGTGTCGTAGCTGAGCGTATTGCTCAGCCCGTTGCTCGCCGTCCAGCCGACCAGCGCGCTATCCATCGGTCGCCAGGTCACAGCGCTCGCGGCAGTGAGCTGGGTGCTGCCAATCGTGAAGGTGATGCCGGATACCGCACCATTGGTATAGCTGTGAATCGCCTGATGGCCGTCGGGATAGGTCACCGCTGCGAGATGACCCACGGCGTCACAACCGTAGCCCAAGGAGTAGGTAGTGCCGTTGATCGAGAAACCGCGTCCCGCGATTCAGCTCTCGGGCGTGTGGGTGTAGGCCGTCGCGCCGGTGGCATCGCTATCTACCCCTCGACACTGCTCTGGAAGAACAAGCGCGTGCCTATCGACCCCAGCGGCGAAATGGTGACCCGGGTTTCGGCACGCAACATCTTGCGTTGTGATGCAATAACTTTCGTGCTAAAAGCGGGTCCGGAGGTCCTCCGGATGGATTCCAAGAGTGCATTCGTGTACGGACAGGTCAGGCGCGCCCTGCAGTCGGGACGCTACGCACCTGGGCAGCGGATCGATCCGGCCCGGCTCGCCGCAGAGTTCAATACCAGCCCCACACCGGTTCGATTCGCGCTGTACCGCATGGTCGGCGAAGGCACGGTCGCCGACCATGCCCGCGACGGACTGCACGTGCCGTTACTCAACGAGGTCGCATTGCGCAACCTCTACGACTGGATGGAGCGACTGTTGCTGATGGCATGCGATATCGGCGAGGTGCCGACATTCCAGAAGGTCGAAAAACCGGAGTCCGTGACCGCCGACGACGATCTGGTGAAGCTGACGTGGCAGCTGTTCGATGCGATCGCCCGCGCGACAGCCCACGAACCCCTGCACCATGCGGTGAAGCGAGCCAACGACCGGCTGGCACCGATACGACGGGCCAAACAGGAATTGCTTGAGCACACAGGCGAAGAACTTTCGCAGTTGAGCCGGCACTGGCTCATGCGCGACATGCCCTCCCTGAAGTCCGCACTGCGCGACTATCACGAGCGCCGCAAGCAGCTCGTCCCGTGCATCGTGGCCCTGCTCAGCGACCGCAGCAATCACCTCCACTAG
- a CDS encoding benenodin family lasso peptide, giving the protein MDTNENICSNTQDDVIELGIASVETKGGSGPIEPSGGPGLPLIPGISEE; this is encoded by the coding sequence ATGGATACGAACGAGAACATCTGCAGCAATACGCAGGACGATGTCATCGAGCTCGGCATCGCCAGTGTCGAGACCAAGGGTGGCAGTGGCCCGATCGAACCGAGTGGCGGACCCGGCCTGCCGTTGATCCCGGGGATTTCCGAGGAGTAA
- a CDS encoding lasso peptide biosynthesis B2 protein gives MHYRLRENLSCCDVDGHLIFLDVAQDRYFKLTGTLERAMRRFQVHEDIAPTLVEGLAAAQILVEAPNPKTRAARASILRPTCSAIEQPITFASQRISMAIVVEVMAIVWSTRRHLKTRTLKTNLDEASAYRNRKTCVRGDATPAADEGKLLQASGQFARARRYAPIEPICLLDSLSMLRFLSRRGLSANIVFGVTPEPFAAHCWIQAGDMVLNETLFDTHAYTPIRLV, from the coding sequence ATGCACTATCGCCTCAGGGAAAATCTCTCGTGCTGTGACGTCGACGGACACCTGATTTTTCTCGACGTTGCGCAAGATCGGTACTTCAAGCTGACTGGCACCCTTGAGAGGGCCATGCGACGCTTCCAGGTACATGAAGATATCGCCCCCACGCTAGTGGAGGGTCTTGCAGCCGCACAGATACTGGTCGAGGCGCCGAACCCAAAAACACGTGCTGCAAGAGCGAGCATCCTGCGCCCGACTTGCAGTGCGATCGAGCAACCCATCACGTTTGCCAGTCAACGGATCAGTATGGCCATCGTCGTCGAAGTTATGGCTATCGTCTGGTCGACCCGTCGCCATTTGAAGACTCGCACACTCAAAACGAATCTCGACGAAGCCAGCGCCTACCGCAACAGAAAAACATGCGTACGCGGAGACGCTACGCCCGCCGCTGATGAAGGCAAGCTGCTCCAGGCAAGCGGGCAATTCGCTCGTGCGCGCCGCTATGCGCCTATCGAGCCAATCTGCCTCCTGGATTCCTTGTCCATGCTCCGGTTCCTTTCGCGGCGGGGGCTGTCGGCAAACATCGTTTTCGGCGTGACACCGGAACCCTTCGCAGCACATTGCTGGATACAAGCCGGCGACATGGTCCTGAATGAAACACTCTTCGACACTCATGCATACACCCCCATCAGGCTGGTCTGA